A single genomic interval of Oreochromis aureus strain Israel breed Guangdong linkage group 12, ZZ_aureus, whole genome shotgun sequence harbors:
- the wu:fa19b12 gene encoding uncharacterized protein C9orf40 homolog: protein MAKRRAEDTLLHNSPSKRCYRSLCAVDIQAESMAPSGGVSPPSLLALLGTRCRKRPQYFDEEETASYRKTSPCDVRKRVVNVLAVQTSGIFQDRRSSSSVTSSQKRPREDSEEPDTAVQKADDKADEDANTEDCTYNSFQYWRVPLPELDLSLLEDASDHSKTKDKSKASSSDAMET, encoded by the exons ATGGCAAAGAGGCGCGCCGAGGACACTCTGCTGCACAACTCTCCCTCCAAGAGGTGTTACCGCTCCCTTTGCGCTGTTGACATACAGGCGGAGAGCATGGCTCCGTCCGGGGGCGTGAGTCCGCCGTCCCTCCTGGCTTTGCTGGGGACCCGCTGCAGAAAGAGGCCGCAATATTTCGACGAAGAAGAGACCGCTTCTTATCGCAAGACTTCACCCTGCGACGTTAGGAAGCGTGTAGTAAATGTTTTGGCGGTGCAGACGTCTGGAATTTTCCAGGACCGTcgcagctccagctcagtcacgAGCTCCCAGAAACGACCACGAGAGGACAGCGAGGAGCCAGACACCGCTGTTCAGAAAGCTGATGATAAA GCCGATGAGGACGCAAACACTGAAGACTGCACTTACAACTCCTTCCAGTATTGGAGGGTGCCCCTACCTGAGCTTGACCTTTCACTGCTAGAAGATGCAAGCGACCACtccaaaacaaaagacaagtcAAAAGCATCTTCTTCTGACGCCATGGAGACTTGA
- the carnmt1 gene encoding carnosine N-methyltransferase isoform X2, with product MHVSRDLAHYQQDMAETTGQEGAKGGPHYTKERLKYSPEEEARLERKHFWRIIDAFRYYRIHVQEQVKRAERQFQSLPQHHQDLLPDVLSNLARIGQCADHNQEVLQAIVHNSLHMFENMEYGEREDPRKIRPSSTFDMDKLKSTIKQFVRDWSESGQAERDSCYKPIIQEIQRLFPSDQYDVSKVSVLVPGAGLGRLAWEIARLGYMCQGNEWSFFMLFSSNFVLNRCEKVNALTLYPWIHQFSNNKRSSDQTRPIRFPDVNPQSLSLNADFSMVAGDFVEVYNEPESWDCVATCFFIDTAHNVLEYVETIWKILKPGGVWINLGPLLYHFENMANELSVELSYEDIRTAMVRFGFHIEVEKESMQTTYTENDRSMLRYVYDCVYFVVRKPAELQYFNGQNEDHLQNSPPAAKSPRREGPDSPT from the exons ATGCATGTCAGCAGGGATTTGGCTCATTACCAACAGG atatGGCTGAAACAACAGGACAAGAAGGAGCTAAAGGTGGACCACATTATACAAAAGAAAGATTAAAATACAGCCCGGAGGAGGAGGCCAGGCTGGAAAGGAAACATTTCTGGAGAATAATTGATGCTTTTAGATATTACAG GATCCATGTTCAGGAGCAGGTCAAACGCGCGGAGCGTCAGTTTCAGAGTCTTCCGCAGCACCACCAGGATCTGCTGCCGGACGTTTTGTCCAACCTGGCCCGGATCGGCCAGTGTGCGGACCACAACCAGGAGGTGCTGCAGGCCATCGTCCACAACAGTCTCCACATGTTTGAGAACATGGAATACGGAGAGAGG gAGGATCCAAGGAAGATTCGTCCATCCTCTACATTTGACATGGACAAACTTAAGTCCACCATAAAACAATTTGTGAGAGACTGGAGTGAGTCAGGCCAGGCTGAGAGGGACTCCTGCTATAAGCCCATCATCCAAGAGATCCAAAGACTTTTCCCAAGTGATCAATA TGATGTGTCTAAGGTGAGCGTGCTGGTTCCGGGTGCTGGGCTTGGCCGTCTAGCCTGGGAGATAGCTCGGCTGGGTTACATGTGCCAGGGAAACGAATGGAGCTTCTTCATGCTCTTCTCCTCAAACTTTGTTCTCAATAG GTGTGAAAAGGTGAATGCTCTGACCCTCTACCCCTGGATCCACCAGTTTAGCAACAACAAGCGATCCTCTGACCAAACACGACCAATCAGATTCCCTGATGTCAACCCTCAGAGCTTGTCACTAAATGCAGACTTCTCCATGGTAGCAGGGGACTTTGTGGAGGTCTACAATGAGCCag AGTCCTGGGACTGTGTGGCTACCTGCTTCTTCATCGACACGGCTCATAATGTGTTGGAGTATGTGGAAACTATCTGGAAGATTCTTAAGCCTGGTGGAGTTTGGATCAACCTGG gtcCACTGTTGTATCACTTTGAGAACATGGCCAACGAGCTCTCAGTTGAGCTTAGCTACGAAGACATTAGGACAGCGATGGTCAGATTTGGCTTCCACATCGAG GTGGAGAAGGAGTCAATGCAGACCACCTACACAGAGAACGACCGGTCGATGCTGAGATACGTTTACGACTGTGTCTACTTTGTTGTACGGAAGCCTGCAGAGCTGCAGTACTTCAACGGTCAAAACGAAGACCACCTACAAAACTCTCCACCAGCTGCTAAGTCGCCACGCCGAGAGGGTCCCGACAGCCCGACGTGA
- the carnmt1 gene encoding carnosine N-methyltransferase isoform X1 — translation MHVSRDLAHYQQDMAETTGQEGAKGGPHYTKERLKYSPEEEARLERKHFWRIIDAFRYYRIHVQEQVKRAERQFQSLPQHHQDLLPDVLSNLARIGQCADHNQEVLQAIVHNSLHMFENMEYGERQEDPRKIRPSSTFDMDKLKSTIKQFVRDWSESGQAERDSCYKPIIQEIQRLFPSDQYDVSKVSVLVPGAGLGRLAWEIARLGYMCQGNEWSFFMLFSSNFVLNRCEKVNALTLYPWIHQFSNNKRSSDQTRPIRFPDVNPQSLSLNADFSMVAGDFVEVYNEPESWDCVATCFFIDTAHNVLEYVETIWKILKPGGVWINLGPLLYHFENMANELSVELSYEDIRTAMVRFGFHIEVEKESMQTTYTENDRSMLRYVYDCVYFVVRKPAELQYFNGQNEDHLQNSPPAAKSPRREGPDSPT, via the exons ATGCATGTCAGCAGGGATTTGGCTCATTACCAACAGG atatGGCTGAAACAACAGGACAAGAAGGAGCTAAAGGTGGACCACATTATACAAAAGAAAGATTAAAATACAGCCCGGAGGAGGAGGCCAGGCTGGAAAGGAAACATTTCTGGAGAATAATTGATGCTTTTAGATATTACAG GATCCATGTTCAGGAGCAGGTCAAACGCGCGGAGCGTCAGTTTCAGAGTCTTCCGCAGCACCACCAGGATCTGCTGCCGGACGTTTTGTCCAACCTGGCCCGGATCGGCCAGTGTGCGGACCACAACCAGGAGGTGCTGCAGGCCATCGTCCACAACAGTCTCCACATGTTTGAGAACATGGAATACGGAGAGAGG caggAGGATCCAAGGAAGATTCGTCCATCCTCTACATTTGACATGGACAAACTTAAGTCCACCATAAAACAATTTGTGAGAGACTGGAGTGAGTCAGGCCAGGCTGAGAGGGACTCCTGCTATAAGCCCATCATCCAAGAGATCCAAAGACTTTTCCCAAGTGATCAATA TGATGTGTCTAAGGTGAGCGTGCTGGTTCCGGGTGCTGGGCTTGGCCGTCTAGCCTGGGAGATAGCTCGGCTGGGTTACATGTGCCAGGGAAACGAATGGAGCTTCTTCATGCTCTTCTCCTCAAACTTTGTTCTCAATAG GTGTGAAAAGGTGAATGCTCTGACCCTCTACCCCTGGATCCACCAGTTTAGCAACAACAAGCGATCCTCTGACCAAACACGACCAATCAGATTCCCTGATGTCAACCCTCAGAGCTTGTCACTAAATGCAGACTTCTCCATGGTAGCAGGGGACTTTGTGGAGGTCTACAATGAGCCag AGTCCTGGGACTGTGTGGCTACCTGCTTCTTCATCGACACGGCTCATAATGTGTTGGAGTATGTGGAAACTATCTGGAAGATTCTTAAGCCTGGTGGAGTTTGGATCAACCTGG gtcCACTGTTGTATCACTTTGAGAACATGGCCAACGAGCTCTCAGTTGAGCTTAGCTACGAAGACATTAGGACAGCGATGGTCAGATTTGGCTTCCACATCGAG GTGGAGAAGGAGTCAATGCAGACCACCTACACAGAGAACGACCGGTCGATGCTGAGATACGTTTACGACTGTGTCTACTTTGTTGTACGGAAGCCTGCAGAGCTGCAGTACTTCAACGGTCAAAACGAAGACCACCTACAAAACTCTCCACCAGCTGCTAAGTCGCCACGCCGAGAGGGTCCCGACAGCCCGACGTGA
- the LOC116323782 gene encoding serine protease inhibitor A3K-like: protein MMHAALAIWILSAVFCVGRGDHHFGHANEDQETDSSLSQVSTANKEFAFRLYRKLAAHPDFQGKNIFFSPVSISTALAALSVGARGETHRQLFSGLGFNSSQLMQADVDQSFRTLLQNAKSGDTSEGTAVFVDNRFKPQPEFLEVLKQSYFAEGFNVDFTQATESVNTINKYVETKTNGKIDKLVESLDVNTVMYLISYIYFKGKWETPFDPRDTRDDHFHAENAQVPVQMMNMEEDVDIYDDKPINTTVLHLPFNGTHSMLLMLPDNMATLENAISPGHVNKWLKWKKKRTYHIYVPKFSIKTSYELNKVLTEMGMADMFRDSANLTGISEGHKLAVSEVVHQATLDVDEAGATAAAATGIGIMLMSLRIVPVLKFNRPFMVIITERNTENIVFMGKIINPNI from the exons ATGATGCATGCAGCCTTGGCTATCTGGATCTTATCAGCAGTGTTCTGCGTGGGTAGAGGCGATCACCATTTTGGCCATGCCAATGAAGACCAGGAAACTGACAGCAGCCTCTCACAGGTGTCCACAGCAAACAAAGAGTTTGCCTTCCGTCTGTACAGAAAGTTAGCAGCTCATCCCGACTTTCAAGGAAAAAACATCTTCTTCTCACCAGTCAGTATTTCTACTGCCTTGGCTGCCTTGTCCGTAGGAGCCCGGGGGGAGACCCACCGGCAGCTTTTCAGTGGTCTAGGTTTCAACAGTTCCCAGCTCATGCAAGCAGATGTAGATCAGTCCTTCCGTACGCTCCTGCAAAATGCAAAGAGTGGTGACACCAGTGAGGGGACTGCCGTGTTTGTGGACAACCGCTTTAAGCCTCAACCTGAGTTCCTGGAGGTGTTGAAGCAGTCCTATTTTGCAGAAGGGTTTAATGTTGACTTCACCCAAGCCACGGAGAGTGTCAATACCATCAACAAGTATGTGGAGACCAAGACCAATGGGAAGATTGACAAGCTGGTTGAGAGCCTGGATGTAAACACAGTCATGTATCTTATCAGCTACATATACTTTAAAG GAAAGTGGGAGACTCCGTTTGATCCTCGGGACACCAGAGACGACCATTTCCATGCGGAGAACGCTCAG GTTCCAGTCCAGATGATGAATATGGAAGAGGATGTTGATATTTATGATGACAAGCCCATTAACACAACAGTCCTCCACCTCCCCTTCAACGGCACCCACTCCATGCTGCTGATGTTGCCTGATAATATGGCAACCCTGGAGAACGCCATTAGCCCGGGCCATGTCAACAAATGGCTGAAATGGAAGAAGAAGAG GACATACCACATATATGTTCCAAAGTTCTCCATCAAGACTTCCTACGAACTGAACAAAGTGCTGACTGAAATGGGAATGGCAGACATGTTTCGTGATAGTGCAAATCTGACTGGTATTTCAGAGGGGCATAAACTGGCAGTCTCAGAG GTGGTACACCAAGCCACCCTGGATGTTGATGAGGCTGGagccacagcagcagctgctACAGGCATCGGTATCATGCTCATGTCCCTCCGGATCGTCCCGGTCTTGAAGTTTAACCGCCCATTTATGGTCATCATCACTGAGCGTAACACAGAAAACATTGTTTTCATGGGAAAGATTATTAACCCAAACATCTGA
- the LOC116324288 gene encoding dual specificity protein phosphatase 26-like codes for MSTEKAMSYTSKLPLWWNAAPPLRKVEIDLSSPGLAVFELEKLLYTGKAIISHADEVWPRLYIGDQHSAENQADLYKNHITHILNAAHSNRKGQPDIYEGMKITYMGIEAHDSCNYDMSVNFQAAADFIHRGLSRGGKVLVHCHVGVSRSATLVLAYLMLKQNLTLVEAICAVKESRGVIPNRGFLRQLIKLDEQLFGKHR; via the exons ATGTCGACAGAAAAAGCGATGTCCTATACATCAAAACTTCCTTTGTGGTGGAATGCAGCGCCACCTCTGAGGAAAGTGGAAATTGACCTGAGTTCACCTGGATTAGCTGTGTTTGAGCTGGAAAAACTCTTGTATACGGGCAAAGCCATAATCAGTCATGCAGATGAAGTGTGGCCTAGGCTGTACATTGGTGACCA ACACAGTGCAGAAAACCAGGCTGATTTGTACAAGAATCACATCACTCACATCCTGAACGCAGCTCACAGTAATCGTAAGGGACAACCAGATATCTATGAGGGAATGAAGATCACCTACATGGGCATAGAGGCTCATGACTCCTGTAACTATGACATGAGTGTCAACTTCCAGGCAGCAGCAGACTTTATCCATAGAGGTCTGAGCAGAGGAG GCAAAGTGCTGGTCCACTGTCATGTAGGAGTGAGCCGCTCTGCCACCCTGGTCCTGGCTTACCTGATGCTGAAGCAGAACCTCACTCTGGTCGAGGCTATTTGTGCTGTGAAAGAGAGCCGTGGTGTGATTCCTAACCGAGGTTTCCTTCGACAGCTCATCAAACTGGACGAGCAGCTCTTTGGCAAGCATCGCTGA